One Pleurocapsa sp. PCC 7327 DNA segment encodes these proteins:
- a CDS encoding DUF3082 domain-containing protein, with protein sequence MTHSTPEQKNDSSVEANEQKVTPLRCLLGSVLSGSLAIAMYFLTYSIAYTFATKPITSTSQLAIRISAAVRTLVVGVASLGTFIFGFVTLGLILLAIQLTLQIFKEKLSSSSDN encoded by the coding sequence ATGACTCATTCGACTCCAGAACAAAAAAACGATTCATCAGTTGAAGCTAACGAGCAAAAAGTGACTCCTTTACGGTGTTTGCTGGGTTCTGTTCTTTCTGGATCGTTGGCGATCGCAATGTATTTTCTTACTTATTCTATCGCTTATACTTTTGCGACTAAACCGATTACTTCTACGAGTCAACTTGCGATTAGAATTTCGGCAGCTGTTCGGACTTTAGTAGTGGGAGTTGCTTCTTTAGGAACGTTTATTTTTGGGTTTGTTACTTTGGGTTTGATTCTTTTAGCCATTCAGTTAACCCTACAAATTTTCAAAGAAAAATTGTCATCTTCTTCAGATAATTAA
- a CDS encoding glucose-1-phosphate adenylyltransferase: MKRVLAIILGGGAGTRLYPLTKLRAKPAVPLAGKYRLIDIPVSNCINSEIVKIYVLTQFNSASLNRHLSRTYSFSGFSEGFVEVLAAQQTAENPRWFQGTADAVRQYIWLMKEWDVDEYLILSGDHLYRMDYSLFIQRHRETNADITLSVVPIGEKTASSFGLMKIDDSGRVIDFCEKPKGETLKQMRVDTTVLGLSAQQAKENPYIASMGIYVFKKDVLEKLLEANPDYTDFGKEIIPASAKDYNIQAYLFKGYWEDIGTIEAFYEANLALTRQPQPTFSFYDEKAPIYTRARYLPPSKMLDCTITESMISEGCILKECRIHHSVLGIRTRVEKDCVIEDSLLMGSDFYEPFAERQSNLENGKVSVGIGAGTTIRRAIVDKNARIGHKVQIVNKDRVEEAEREKDGFYIRNGIVVVLKNATIPDGTVI; this comes from the coding sequence GTGAAAAGAGTTTTAGCAATTATTCTCGGAGGTGGCGCAGGGACTCGCCTTTATCCGCTGACTAAACTACGGGCAAAACCAGCAGTCCCACTGGCAGGCAAATATCGCCTGATCGACATCCCCGTTAGTAACTGTATCAATTCCGAAATTGTCAAAATCTACGTTTTAACTCAATTCAATTCGGCTTCTCTCAATCGTCACCTGAGCCGGACTTATTCTTTCTCCGGTTTCAGTGAAGGATTTGTGGAAGTTTTAGCGGCTCAACAAACGGCGGAAAATCCTCGCTGGTTTCAGGGAACTGCCGACGCAGTGCGTCAGTATATCTGGCTCATGAAAGAGTGGGATGTAGACGAGTACCTGATCTTGTCGGGCGATCATCTCTATCGCATGGATTATAGCCTGTTTATCCAACGGCATCGGGAGACGAATGCCGATATTACTCTCTCCGTCGTCCCAATCGGGGAAAAGACGGCATCTAGCTTTGGTTTGATGAAAATTGACGATAGCGGCAGGGTTATTGATTTTTGTGAAAAACCCAAAGGCGAAACGCTCAAACAGATGCGGGTAGATACTACCGTTTTGGGATTGTCTGCGCAACAGGCAAAGGAAAATCCTTATATTGCCTCAATGGGCATTTACGTTTTCAAGAAAGACGTTCTAGAAAAGCTCTTAGAAGCCAACCCAGATTATACAGATTTCGGAAAGGAAATCATCCCAGCGTCAGCCAAAGACTATAACATTCAGGCTTATCTATTTAAAGGCTATTGGGAAGACATAGGAACCATTGAAGCGTTTTATGAGGCAAATTTAGCGCTGACCCGACAGCCTCAGCCGACTTTTAGCTTCTATGATGAAAAGGCTCCTATTTATACTCGCGCTCGTTATTTACCCCCGTCTAAGATGCTCGACTGCACCATCACCGAATCGATGATTAGTGAAGGTTGCATTCTTAAGGAATGCCGGATTCATCATTCTGTTCTGGGCATTCGCACCCGCGTAGAAAAAGACTGCGTTATCGAAGATAGCTTGCTAATGGGGTCTGATTTCTACGAACCGTTTGCCGAGAGGCAATCTAACCTCGAAAATGGTAAGGTATCTGTGGGGATCGGTGCTGGAACGACAATTCGCCGCGCGATCGTGGATAAAAATGCCCGCATCGGTCACAAGGTTCAAATTGTCAATAAAGACAGGGTGGAAGAAGCCGAGCGCGAAAAGGATGGTTTTTATATCCGTAACGGAATTGTAGTCGTCCTGAAAAATGCGACGATTCCTGACGGAACTGTAATTTAG
- the lipA gene encoding lipoyl synthase, with the protein MTVKPEWLRVKAPQWQRVGSVKEILRDLGLNTVCEEASCPNIGECFNAGTATFLIMGPACTRACPYCDIDFEKKPKPLDPTEPLRLAEAVRRLKLNHVVITSVNRDDLSDGGATQFVRCIEEVRNLSPQTTIEVLIPDLCGNWEALALILQAKPEVLNHNTETIPRLYRRVRPQGKYERSLELLKRTRELAPWIYTKSGIMVGLGETDAEVTQVMRDLRAVDCDILTIGQYLQPSQKHLGVQEFITPARFDAWKEYGESIGFLQVVSSPLTRSSYHAEQVKELMERHPRAVTSAKNN; encoded by the coding sequence GTGACCGTCAAACCCGAATGGCTGAGAGTAAAAGCCCCTCAATGGCAACGTGTCGGCAGCGTCAAAGAAATTCTGAGGGATTTAGGACTCAATACCGTCTGCGAAGAAGCATCTTGCCCAAATATCGGAGAATGCTTTAATGCTGGGACAGCAACTTTTTTAATCATGGGGCCCGCCTGCACTCGCGCTTGTCCTTATTGCGATATCGATTTTGAGAAAAAACCCAAACCCCTCGATCCCACCGAACCCCTGCGATTGGCTGAGGCGGTACGGCGTTTAAAACTCAATCACGTAGTCATTACCTCTGTCAACCGGGACGACTTATCCGATGGCGGTGCCACTCAGTTCGTGCGCTGTATTGAGGAGGTTCGCAACCTTTCCCCACAGACGACGATTGAAGTTTTAATTCCCGATTTATGCGGCAATTGGGAAGCGTTAGCACTCATTTTGCAAGCTAAGCCAGAAGTTCTCAACCACAATACCGAAACCATTCCCCGCTTGTATCGGCGGGTACGTCCCCAAGGCAAATACGAGCGATCGCTCGAACTGCTCAAACGCACCCGCGAATTGGCTCCCTGGATTTATACCAAATCTGGAATTATGGTGGGACTTGGAGAAACCGATGCTGAAGTCACACAAGTCATGCGAGATTTACGCGCCGTCGATTGCGATATTCTCACCATCGGGCAATATCTCCAACCCTCTCAAAAACACTTAGGCGTTCAAGAATTTATTACTCCTGCTCGGTTTGATGCTTGGAAGGAGTATGGCGAGTCGATTGGTTTCCTACAAGTCGTCTCCTCTCCTCTCACTCGCAGTTCTTACCACGCCGAACAAGTAAAAGAATTAATGGAACGTCATCCGAGGGCAGTGACCAGCGCAAAAAATAATTAA
- the sigC gene encoding RNA polymerase sigma factor SigC — protein sequence MSAIFSYIDTEDYSNLSAERWRGNETADELSELELDDTNGVEKSRSRTTTDLVRLYLQDIGRVPLLGKEEEVAKAQQVQRYVQLINLRTKAAKNGNAAIARFVEIVDTHDRLVSQLGLRPSLERWAAAVKMNVFELKQALTEGKRHWAEIAGMDVQELDRIQKAGIRAKEHMIEANLRLVVSVAKKYQNRGLELLDLIQEGTLGLERAVEKFDPTKGYRFSTYAYWWIRQGITRAIATQSRIIRLPVHITEKLNKIKKVQRQITQEKGRPATAEEIAKQLEMTSGQVRDMLMRVPRSVSLEVKVGKDKDTELVDLLETEDSSPEDNLVSESLRKDLQHLLADLTTREREVIQMRYGFQDGTSYSLADIGRALDLSRERVRQIEAKALQKLRQPKRRNQVRDYFEALS from the coding sequence ATGTCAGCTATTTTTTCTTACATTGATACGGAAGACTATTCAAATTTATCTGCCGAACGTTGGCGGGGAAATGAAACGGCAGATGAGCTGAGCGAACTCGAACTAGATGACACGAACGGGGTTGAAAAAAGTCGCAGTCGGACTACAACCGATTTAGTCCGATTATACCTTCAAGATATTGGTAGGGTCCCTCTACTTGGAAAAGAAGAAGAAGTTGCTAAAGCACAACAGGTTCAACGTTACGTCCAGTTAATCAACCTGCGAACTAAAGCAGCTAAAAATGGCAATGCGGCGATCGCGCGTTTTGTTGAAATTGTCGATACCCACGATCGCTTGGTATCTCAATTGGGTCTTCGCCCGTCTCTGGAACGCTGGGCGGCGGCTGTCAAGATGAATGTCTTTGAACTAAAACAAGCGCTGACAGAAGGAAAGCGTCACTGGGCAGAAATCGCTGGCATGGACGTTCAAGAGCTTGACAGGATTCAGAAAGCCGGAATCCGGGCAAAAGAACACATGATCGAAGCTAACCTGCGGCTAGTGGTTTCTGTAGCCAAGAAATATCAAAATCGCGGCTTAGAATTGCTCGATCTGATTCAAGAAGGAACGCTGGGACTAGAGCGAGCGGTAGAAAAATTCGATCCTACCAAAGGCTATCGGTTCAGCACCTACGCCTATTGGTGGATTCGCCAAGGAATTACCAGAGCGATCGCAACCCAAAGTCGCATCATTCGCCTTCCCGTCCATATTACAGAAAAACTCAACAAAATCAAAAAAGTTCAGCGTCAAATCACTCAAGAAAAAGGTCGTCCTGCTACGGCAGAAGAAATTGCCAAGCAACTAGAGATGACATCGGGTCAAGTTCGAGACATGTTGATGCGCGTGCCTCGTTCGGTTTCTCTAGAGGTCAAAGTTGGCAAGGACAAAGACACCGAACTGGTCGATTTACTCGAAACCGAAGATTCTTCTCCTGAAGATAATTTAGTTAGCGAATCCTTGCGCAAAGACTTACAACATCTTCTTGCCGACCTGACGACGCGGGAGAGAGAGGTTATCCAAATGCGCTATGGTTTCCAAGATGGTACGAGCTATTCTCTAGCAGATATCGGTCGCGCCCTCGATCTCTCTCGCGAACGAGTGCGGCAAATTGAAGCTAAAGCCTTGCAAAAGTTACGACAGCCAAAACGCCGAAACCAAGTTCGGGATTATTTTGAGGCTTTAAGCTAA
- a CDS encoding 2TM domain-containing protein — protein MPPRWPRKPDRTDPAYRRLDDRMNFAVHVAIFLACNSGLWFVHNVKHATWSWIVWFTGIWAIILSLHLIYIAAIADYSVESKTNG, from the coding sequence ATGCCCCCTCGCTGGCCTCGTAAACCCGATCGCACAGATCCTGCCTATCGACGCTTAGACGACCGCATGAACTTTGCCGTTCACGTAGCAATTTTTCTGGCTTGTAATTCTGGCTTGTGGTTCGTCCACAATGTCAAACACGCCACCTGGTCTTGGATAGTTTGGTTTACAGGCATCTGGGCAATCATTTTGTCATTGCATCTAATTTACATTGCAGCGATCGCAGATTATTCTGTCGAATCTAAAACCAATGGCTAA
- a CDS encoding DUF3181 family protein — protein MANSKTTQAIEALAAEIGENIYIDVAKWHLYLSDAHLHTVVAEKVYPLLEDKSVSEDAVVKILRSIPVKLGSGRLEVPLEELLPMQCQVNLIDLLEEYQKNL, from the coding sequence ATGGCTAACTCTAAGACGACTCAAGCAATCGAAGCTCTTGCTGCTGAAATTGGCGAAAATATCTATATCGATGTCGCCAAGTGGCACCTCTATCTGTCTGATGCTCATCTCCATACTGTCGTTGCCGAAAAAGTTTATCCTCTCCTGGAAGATAAGTCGGTCAGCGAAGATGCGGTGGTAAAAATCCTCCGCAGTATTCCCGTCAAACTAGGTAGCGGCAGATTGGAAGTTCCGTTAGAAGAGCTTTTACCGATGCAGTGTCAAGTCAATTTGATTGACCTGTTAGAAGAATATCAAAAGAATCTTTAA
- a CDS encoding CoA-binding protein, with translation MLVMTSLQSNSDDNTIRDILTNAKVIAVVGHSDKPHRTSYQIAQFLRSVGYRVYPVNPAVAEIEGQPSYPTLKEIPESVDIVNVFRRSEHLSEIVDEAIAIGAKTVWAQLGVSDAAAARKAIGAGLNIIMDACIKVEYLRLKM, from the coding sequence ATGCTCGTTATGACTTCTCTTCAATCCAACTCGGATGACAACACTATCCGCGACATCTTAACCAATGCCAAAGTCATTGCTGTCGTCGGTCATTCCGACAAACCTCACCGCACTAGCTATCAAATAGCTCAATTTTTGCGATCGGTTGGCTATCGAGTTTATCCCGTCAATCCAGCCGTGGCAGAAATTGAGGGACAGCCAAGCTATCCAACCCTAAAAGAAATCCCCGAATCTGTCGATATCGTCAATGTTTTCCGCCGTTCGGAACATTTGAGCGAGATCGTTGATGAAGCGATCGCCATTGGGGCAAAAACCGTTTGGGCGCAATTGGGAGTTAGCGATGCAGCTGCGGCACGAAAAGCGATCGGGGCAGGACTTAATATAATTATGGATGCTTGTATTAAAGTCGAATACCTGCGCTTAAAAATGTAA
- a CDS encoding superoxide dismutase gives MTINRRNFLFLLGATTGTAALGLYPKTSFAQSQGSEEKPFKAIPLPYAYDALEPYIDAETMRFHHDKHYVTYTKNFNAAISKYPQLANQSAEEIISDLDRLPQDIRTTVRNNGGGYVNHTMFWEIMSPKGGDRPTGELARAIDKTFGSFDKFKTAFNDTGSKQFGSGWAWLVLDRNKQLKIMGTPNQDSPLMMGMYPVMGNDVWEHAYYLKYRNERGKYLDAWWNVVNWDEVNKRYQQAMAS, from the coding sequence ATGACTATTAATCGCCGCAATTTTCTATTTCTGTTAGGCGCAACTACAGGGACAGCCGCTTTAGGACTGTACCCCAAAACTAGCTTTGCTCAATCTCAGGGAAGTGAGGAAAAACCTTTTAAGGCGATCCCGCTTCCCTATGCTTATGATGCTCTCGAACCTTACATCGATGCGGAAACCATGCGGTTTCACCACGATAAGCATTATGTTACTTACACGAAAAACTTTAATGCAGCCATTAGTAAATATCCCCAATTAGCCAATCAAAGCGCAGAAGAAATCATCAGCGATCTCGATCGCTTGCCCCAAGACATTCGCACGACCGTTCGCAACAATGGCGGCGGTTATGTCAATCACACCATGTTTTGGGAGATCATGAGTCCTAAGGGCGGGGATCGACCAACTGGAGAACTCGCCAGAGCGATCGATAAGACTTTTGGGAGTTTTGATAAGTTTAAAACCGCTTTTAACGATACTGGTAGCAAGCAATTCGGTAGCGGTTGGGCTTGGCTGGTTCTCGATCGCAATAAGCAACTAAAGATAATGGGTACGCCCAATCAAGATAGTCCTTTGATGATGGGAATGTATCCCGTTATGGGCAATGATGTTTGGGAACATGCTTACTATCTCAAATATAGAAACGAGCGAGGAAAATATTTGGATGCTTGGTGGAATGTCGTCAATTGGGACGAGGTAAATAAGCGTTACCAGCAAGCAATGGCATCATAA
- a CDS encoding FAD-dependent oxidoreductase has product MLRRSFVSISALISLILLESSFTPTLAKPVRDPDETVGCEILIVGGGLAGVATAYESLMAGRTVCMTEITDWIGGQVSAQGTSALDEADKQRSLSYYPNGYQELRSNIQRYYGKANPGDCWVSDTCFIPADGYRLLAMKLERAAKAGRGTLKWFPSTVIKELEMSEDGKIIESAIAIQHKSATNAPLNSEPLSKTIEDAYRYEDSPRLTKKIIRFEPLNKRESEGADWYVVEATETGEIVALADVPYRLGLDPRSYLNPSSPTESGDPYCTQGFTYTFAMEQTATPQPQQMPSFYRQYEPYYGYDSDRDKALFEYVFTYRRIWSPQKGKPMRIDGLWIDRPNPGDISMQNWIWGNDYRPGTAKDNLIYTRDQLKATGQLAAGGWMGGLRTDALRKAEELSLGFYYWLVAGRTDSQLGYGVKQPHPNHRLLLGLNSPMGTAHGLSKYPYIREARRIIGRPSVGYEEGFSINEIDISAKDYWSSEYRNNLPASMYRNLWKAITHLESLTHPTRSPYQFTKRTRSTVYPDALGVAHYAIDFHPCMTFSPPEAPGNREREGVRQAHGRSYPAQIPLRAMIPQKIDNLLVAGKSIAASNIAAAAYRVHSFEWSVGAAAGTTAAFALEKGIYPYQLVDELPGTEPQLQELRRRLQGNGNPTEFPTTPLPSQGWQESKR; this is encoded by the coding sequence ATGCTTAGACGCTCTTTCGTCTCGATTTCGGCATTAATTAGCCTAATTTTACTGGAATCGAGTTTTACTCCTACCTTAGCCAAACCTGTCAGAGATCCGGACGAAACCGTCGGCTGCGAAATCTTGATAGTCGGCGGAGGATTGGCAGGCGTGGCAACTGCCTATGAATCTCTCATGGCGGGACGCACCGTTTGCATGACAGAGATTACTGACTGGATTGGCGGACAAGTCTCCGCTCAGGGAACGTCTGCCCTCGATGAAGCCGACAAACAGCGATCGCTCTCATACTACCCCAATGGGTATCAAGAACTGCGCAGCAACATTCAGCGCTATTATGGGAAAGCCAATCCCGGCGACTGTTGGGTGAGCGATACTTGTTTTATTCCGGCAGACGGTTATCGCTTGCTCGCGATGAAGCTAGAAAGGGCGGCTAAAGCGGGCAGGGGAACGCTGAAATGGTTTCCTTCGACCGTCATCAAAGAGCTAGAGATGAGCGAAGATGGCAAGATTATCGAGAGCGCGATCGCTATTCAACACAAAAGCGCCACGAATGCACCGCTCAATAGCGAACCTCTTTCCAAAACGATTGAAGATGCCTACCGCTACGAGGACTCCCCTCGCCTGACCAAAAAAATTATTCGCTTTGAGCCATTAAACAAACGAGAATCGGAAGGCGCCGATTGGTACGTCGTCGAAGCCACAGAAACGGGCGAAATTGTCGCTCTAGCCGACGTTCCCTACCGTCTCGGACTCGATCCCCGTTCCTACCTCAATCCCTCTTCTCCCACCGAAAGTGGCGATCCCTACTGCACCCAAGGTTTTACCTATACGTTCGCGATGGAGCAAACTGCTACCCCGCAACCGCAGCAAATGCCTTCTTTTTATCGCCAGTACGAACCTTACTATGGCTACGATTCGGATCGCGACAAAGCGCTTTTTGAATACGTTTTCACTTACCGACGCATTTGGAGTCCCCAGAAAGGAAAACCCATGCGCATCGACGGGCTTTGGATCGACCGACCCAATCCAGGGGATATTTCCATGCAAAACTGGATCTGGGGAAATGACTATCGTCCGGGCACTGCCAAAGATAATTTAATCTACACGCGCGACCAACTGAAAGCAACAGGGCAATTAGCGGCTGGCGGTTGGATGGGCGGACTGCGAACGGATGCTTTACGCAAGGCAGAAGAACTGTCGCTGGGGTTTTACTACTGGCTGGTGGCGGGAAGAACCGATTCTCAGTTGGGGTATGGAGTCAAGCAACCCCATCCCAATCATCGCTTGCTCTTAGGATTAAATTCTCCGATGGGAACTGCTCACGGATTGTCTAAATATCCTTATATTCGCGAGGCGAGGCGAATTATCGGACGACCTTCGGTCGGCTATGAAGAAGGATTTAGTATCAATGAAATCGATATTTCTGCTAAAGACTACTGGAGTTCCGAATATCGCAATAACTTACCGGCGAGTATGTATCGCAACCTTTGGAAAGCTATCACCCATCTGGAGTCGCTTACCCACCCGACGCGATCGCCCTATCAATTTACCAAGCGGACGCGATCGACAGTTTATCCCGATGCGCTGGGAGTGGCTCACTACGCGATCGATTTTCACCCCTGCATGACCTTTTCTCCCCCAGAAGCCCCAGGAAACAGGGAACGGGAGGGAGTTCGTCAGGCTCACGGTCGCTCCTATCCAGCCCAAATTCCCCTCAGGGCCATGATTCCCCAGAAAATTGACAATCTGCTCGTAGCCGGAAAAAGTATTGCCGCTAGCAATATTGCCGCCGCTGCCTACCGAGTTCATTCTTTTGAATGGTCTGTAGGAGCAGCCGCAGGAACGACGGCAGCCTTTGCGCTAGAAAAGGGAATCTATCCCTATCAGCTCGTCGATGAATTACCCGGAACCGAACCTCAATTACAAGAACTCCGTCGTCGTTTGCAGGGCAATGGCAATCCCACCGAATTTCCCACGACTCCTCTCCCTTCTCAGGGCTGGCAAGAGTCGAAGCGTTAA
- a CDS encoding DUF1816 domain-containing protein, giving the protein MNSLEALERMKLFSWLPFFKNKQKNLPWWVVIRTAKPRCTYYFGPFDTPQEAKLNQGGYVEDLMGEGADGITIEIQQCQPEVLTIEEEDE; this is encoded by the coding sequence TTGAACTCTCTTGAAGCCTTAGAGCGCATGAAGCTTTTTTCTTGGTTGCCTTTTTTTAAAAATAAACAGAAAAATCTGCCTTGGTGGGTGGTAATTCGGACGGCAAAACCTCGCTGCACCTACTATTTTGGTCCATTCGACACCCCCCAAGAAGCCAAACTCAACCAGGGGGGGTATGTAGAAGATTTGATGGGAGAAGGTGCAGATGGCATTACCATTGAAATCCAGCAATGTCAGCCTGAAGTCCTGACGATTGAGGAAGAAGATGAGTAA
- a CDS encoding polyribonucleotide nucleotidyltransferase has product MQEFDKSISFDGRDIRLKIGLLAPQAGGAVLIQSGETIVLVTATRTSGREGVDFLPLTVDYEERLYAAGRIPGGFLRREGRPPEKAILISRLIDRPLRPLFPSWLRDDLQIIATTLSMDEEVPPDVLAVTGASVATILAKIPFYGPMAAVRVGLVGDDFIINPTYKEIEVGDLDLVVAGSPDGVVMVEAGANQLPEQDIIEAIDFGYEAVRDLIKAQQELMQELGIELVTPEAPPVNETLQTFIQERASDAIKKVLSQYDLDKKARDEALEEIEEMAVSNAIAQLPDDDPLKMAATEDPKAIPNLFKDLTKKLMRAQILEEGVRVDGRKLDEVRPISCRVGVLAPRVHGSGLFQRGLTQVLSIATLGTSGDAQDLADDLHPEDQKRYLHHYNFPPYSVGETRPLRSPGRREIGHGALAERAMLPVLPSQEEFPYVVRVVSEVLSSNGSTSMGSVCGSTLALMDAGVPIHKPVSGAAMGLIKEGDEVRILTDIQGIEDFLGDMDFKVAGTDTGITALQMDMKITGLTMDIVAKAIQQAKPARLHILEKMLATIDRPRSELSPYAPRLLTLKIDPDTIGLVIGPGGKTIKGITEQTGAKIDIEDDGTVTIAAVEAEKAEKARKLIYNMTRKLNEGEVYVGRVTRIIQIGAFVEVLPGKEGMIHISQLAEGRVGRVEDEVAVGDEVVVKVREIDSKGRLNLTRLGIHPDEAAAARKAAALM; this is encoded by the coding sequence ATGCAGGAGTTTGATAAGTCGATATCCTTTGATGGGCGGGATATACGACTGAAGATAGGATTATTAGCCCCACAGGCAGGAGGAGCCGTTCTAATTCAGTCAGGAGAAACAATAGTTTTAGTGACGGCAACGAGAACCTCTGGTCGAGAAGGTGTTGATTTTTTACCTCTGACGGTAGATTACGAAGAGAGACTTTATGCCGCCGGACGAATCCCTGGCGGTTTTTTGCGACGCGAAGGTCGTCCGCCGGAGAAGGCAATTCTGATTAGCCGCTTGATCGATCGCCCCTTACGTCCTCTATTTCCGAGTTGGCTGCGCGACGACCTCCAGATTATCGCCACGACTTTATCGATGGACGAAGAAGTCCCGCCAGATGTGTTGGCAGTAACCGGAGCTTCTGTTGCCACTATCCTAGCGAAAATTCCCTTCTACGGTCCCATGGCAGCCGTGCGAGTCGGTTTGGTCGGCGATGATTTTATTATCAATCCCACCTATAAAGAAATCGAGGTGGGGGATCTCGATTTAGTCGTTGCTGGCAGTCCCGACGGGGTGGTCATGGTAGAAGCGGGAGCCAATCAACTACCGGAACAGGATATCATCGAAGCGATCGATTTCGGTTACGAAGCCGTCCGGGATTTAATTAAAGCGCAACAAGAATTGATGCAAGAGTTGGGCATTGAATTAGTCACCCCAGAAGCGCCTCCCGTCAACGAGACGCTGCAAACATTCATTCAAGAACGCGCTAGCGATGCTATCAAAAAAGTCCTTTCCCAATACGATTTGGATAAAAAGGCTCGCGACGAAGCTCTAGAGGAGATTGAGGAGATGGCAGTCAGTAATGCGATCGCTCAGTTGCCCGACGACGATCCCCTCAAGATGGCTGCCACGGAAGACCCCAAAGCTATTCCCAACCTCTTCAAAGACCTGACCAAGAAGTTAATGCGCGCTCAGATCCTCGAAGAAGGCGTGCGGGTTGACGGTCGCAAACTCGACGAAGTACGACCCATTTCTTGTCGCGTCGGCGTGTTAGCCCCACGGGTTCACGGCAGCGGTCTCTTCCAGCGCGGACTGACCCAGGTTTTATCTATCGCCACGCTAGGAACGTCAGGAGACGCTCAAGACCTCGCCGACGACTTGCATCCTGAAGATCAAAAGCGCTACCTCCATCACTATAACTTTCCGCCCTACTCGGTGGGGGAAACTCGTCCTCTGCGTTCCCCCGGACGACGGGAAATCGGTCACGGTGCGTTGGCGGAACGGGCGATGCTTCCCGTGTTGCCATCCCAAGAAGAGTTTCCCTATGTAGTGCGGGTCGTTTCGGAAGTCCTCTCGTCCAACGGTTCTACTTCTATGGGTTCTGTCTGCGGTTCTACCCTGGCGTTAATGGATGCGGGAGTTCCCATTCACAAGCCAGTCAGTGGTGCGGCGATGGGCTTAATTAAAGAAGGGGATGAAGTTCGCATTCTCACGGATATTCAGGGAATCGAAGACTTCCTGGGCGATATGGACTTTAAAGTCGCCGGGACGGATACTGGCATTACCGCCTTGCAGATGGATATGAAAATTACAGGGCTGACGATGGATATCGTTGCCAAAGCGATTCAACAAGCCAAACCCGCGCGACTGCATATCCTCGAAAAAATGCTTGCTACTATCGATCGTCCGCGTTCCGAACTTTCTCCCTACGCGCCGCGTCTGCTGACCCTCAAGATCGATCCCGATACAATTGGTTTGGTCATCGGACCGGGAGGCAAAACAATTAAGGGAATTACCGAGCAAACTGGAGCAAAAATCGACATTGAGGATGACGGTACTGTAACCATCGCTGCTGTCGAAGCTGAAAAAGCAGAGAAGGCAAGAAAGCTGATCTATAACATGACCCGCAAACTCAATGAGGGCGAAGTATACGTGGGTCGCGTAACGCGAATCATTCAAATCGGGGCTTTTGTGGAAGTCTTACCTGGTAAAGAAGGGATGATCCACATCTCTCAACTGGCTGAAGGTCGCGTCGGCAGAGTCGAAGACGAAGTAGCAGTCGGCGATGAAGTCGTCGTTAAAGTTCGGGAAATCGATAGTAAAGGTCGCCTGAATTTGACGCGCTTGGGAATTCACCCCGACGAGGCGGCGGCTGCCCGGAAAGCAGCTGCGCTGATGTAA
- a CDS encoding DUF2808 domain-containing protein, with product MQNFISKIALTIASIFIVLLPSASAIELEGGRTAFESSPRLLDATTTFNSVRAWGAKYYFTIALPENLGEPLGKLTIQQRQGGDTINFNVDETFAFTGTRSDKGDDLFIKTANLDEETNTISLVFEPPIPPGTTFTVGLKPKRNPDFGGVYLFGVTAFPVGDKPEGLYLGVGRLSFYDSNDNKFFGFP from the coding sequence ATGCAAAACTTTATATCAAAAATAGCTTTAACTATTGCAAGTATTTTTATTGTTTTATTGCCTTCAGCAAGCGCGATCGAACTCGAAGGCGGTAGAACTGCCTTTGAAAGTTCTCCTCGCTTGCTCGATGCTACGACGACTTTTAATAGCGTCAGAGCATGGGGAGCCAAATATTATTTCACCATCGCGCTACCCGAAAATCTTGGCGAACCGCTAGGAAAGCTTACTATTCAACAACGCCAAGGCGGAGACACGATTAATTTTAATGTAGACGAAACGTTTGCGTTTACGGGAACCCGTTCGGATAAAGGAGACGATCTCTTTATCAAGACGGCAAATTTGGACGAAGAAACCAATACCATTTCTCTGGTTTTCGAACCGCCGATACCGCCCGGAACGACTTTTACCGTCGGACTAAAACCTAAGCGCAATCCCGATTTTGGCGGTGTTTATCTTTTTGGAGTGACAGCTTTTCCAGTCGGAGACAAACCCGAAGGATTGTATCTGGGAGTCGGACGGCTTAGCTTTTATGATAGTAACGATAACAAGTTTTTCGGTTTCCCTTAG